The following proteins are co-located in the Vigna unguiculata cultivar IT97K-499-35 chromosome 9, ASM411807v1, whole genome shotgun sequence genome:
- the LOC114163684 gene encoding uncharacterized protein LOC114163684 yields MEDLDMELDWAQVDILTNTSPSLFNNFTYPPQQLNLPTDSSGTIVTTSNQTTQNQAQNIDHTFNFSEETNSGNLPQLPVDDSYQLPPNSSLAPLPDEIQSTYYIPSMVGLVNEGAGSSVQNQDMIPMNYNNQFSLTQNNNLPLMHDLCQQNTNNEMLGKNILTNQNFSEINQQSSPYPGFFQQNSMETLGAGNELTNSHFMTNQISSVFAQNNHAINSHNAWNSQRSLWMQDQGNQYNPLLQNTGFMQHNSSSLNGPTSLSSSFASPSALNSATMGFSGTRPTEGPSSQNFNTPMSHISSLLRPERAQGTQLQHLPPFSVNTITSQRADNGLSIPSSFRTQTSVPSLNMLNQSDRSLVSYGPYTSLQQSPSLNLQYPRGQREPPRRGRPRKHFEPGEASSPYKRRKRGSSTRENVGRSSLSQGNQTAARVVVEDQNPTNTSSAAETASPFVNAMYDPAFERAGVPIDPLLRLFNASMSGNYFKYKPFNLLEY; encoded by the exons ATGGAGGATCTAGATATGGAACTTGATTGGGCACAGGTGGATATTCTGACCAATACCAGTCCTTCATTGTTCAACAACTTCACCTATCCTCCCCAGCAACTCAATTTACCCACG GACTCCTCCGGAACTATAGTGACAACATCAAATCAGACAACACAGAATCAGGCACAGAATATTGATCATACTTTCAACTTCTCTGAGGAAACAAACTCTGGAAACCTTCCGCAACTTCCTGTGGATGATAGTTATCAGTTACCACCAAACTCTTCTTTAGCTCCATTACCGGATGAAATCCAATCAACCTATTATATACCATCCATG GTGGGATTGGTGAACGAAGGAGCAGGTTCATCTGTTCAAAACCAAGATATGATTCCAATGAATTACAACAATCAATTCTCTCTCACTCAGAACAACAATTTACCTCT GATGCATGATCTTTGTcaacaaaacacaaataatGAGATGTTGGGAAAAAATATCTTAACAAACCAAAATTTCAGTGAAATCAATCAGCAGTCATCCCCTTATCCAGGCTTTTTTCAGCAAAATTCA ATGGAGACACTGGGAGCAGGGAATGAGTTAACAAATAGTCATTTCATGACTAACCAAATATCTTCTGTGTTTGCTCAGAACAATCATGCTATTAATTCTCATAATGCCTGGAATTCCCAAAG gtCCCTTTGGATGCAAGATCAAGGAAACCAGTACAATCCATTGTTGCAGAACACTGGTTTTATGCAGCATAACAGCTCCTCATTGAATGGACCTACATCTTTGTCCTCAAGCTTCGCATCTCCTTCAGCACTGAACTCTGCCACTATGGGGTTTTCTGGTACTAGGCCCACTGAAGGACCAAGCTCACAAAATTTTAACACCCCAATGTCTCATATTTCAAGTCTTTTAAg ACCTGAAAGAGCACAGGGGACGCAACTGCAGCATCTACCCCCTTTTTCTGTGAACACAATCACTTCACAGCGTGCTGACAATGGACTTTCTATACCTTCATCTTTTAG GACGCAAACTTCAGTACCAAGTCTAAACATGCTGAATCAAAGTGACAGATCGCTGGTTTCTTATGGTCCTTACACTAGTCTGCAGCAAAGTCCAAGTCTAAATTTACAATATCCAAGG GGACAGCGAGAACCCCCACGTCGTGGTCGTCCCAGGAAACATTTTGAACCAGGCGAGGCATCTTCACCTTATAAACGTCGAAAG AGGGGTTCATCCACAAGAGAAAATGTTGGGAGATCATCTTTATCCCAAGGAAACCAAACTGCTGCTCGTGTAGTGGTAGAAGATCAGAACCCAACAAACACTTCCTCTGCTGCTGAAACTGCAAG TCCCTTtgtgaatgctatgtatgaTCCTGCATTTGAGAGAGCTGGCGTTCCCATTGACCCCCTTCTCCGGTTATTCAACGCATCAATGTCTGGTAATTACTTCAAATATAAACCATTCAACTTGTTGGAGTACTAA
- the LOC114195901 gene encoding uncharacterized protein LOC114195901 — protein MVEMMDPTPWSYQGSSMAAPLTFVPTRCPGFHRTPRFLMKHNQTTGYMQGLGIVKGHSRGNHRVLGHSSPRTTEGPSSQNWEGESAPVSSGGRFLRKLQDVDRLHHKDQKEHKGLPTVW, from the exons ATGGTTGAAATGATGGACCCTACGCCATGGTCTTACCAGGGTTCATCAATGGCAGCGCCTCTCACCTTCGTCCCAACCCGCTGCCCCGGTTTCCACCGAACTCCCCGGTTCTTAATGAAACACAACCAAACCACGGG GTACATGCAAGGACTGGGAATAGTGAAAGGGCACTCTCGTGGGAACCATAG GGTTCTTGGTCATTCAAGTCCCAGGACAACTGAAGGACCAAGTTCACAAAATTGGGAGGGTGAGAGTGCGCCCGTTTCAAG TGGTGGAAGGTTTCTTCGGAAACTGCAAGACGTGGATCGACTACATCACAAAGACCAGAAAGAGCACAAAGGACTACCAACGGTGTGGTGA